Sequence from the Syngnathus acus chromosome 13, fSynAcu1.2, whole genome shotgun sequence genome:
TGGCGCCGTGGGCACCTTCGAGCTGCGTCGAGCAGCTTCGTGCCTTCATGAAAGTCCAGTCGGCCCGCGCAAACGTATTATCCCATTTTATTGTCAATGGTATTTTCATGTATTGATTGGTTGTGGcatttgaaatgcaaagtGGCTTGCTGAAGATGCAACATTGATCAAACTTGCTGTAGTCTTTATTTGCCGAAAAGTCATCTTTTTGCATTGCCCGAGCAAACCTTTTGACATTAGCACACAATACTTCATGCGGTGAAAAGACGagacaaaacaatacaatggAAACCTGCGAGTTTGGACACGCCCGGGTCGGGTCGTACCCCAAAACCTGAAAGCATCCACCCAAGCTAAAAGCGGCCGGTCCctaaagaggggggggggggggttgcgtTGTAGCCCATTCCGGCGCCAGCCAGCCACGCAGGCCGTCGGATCGATGACCGCACGGATGAACTCAATCAAGTCGGTGAAATGTGCCACCTGCATGCACACAGGGTGGCCTGCTCTTTTCACGCCACAAGTTTTTAAGTCGCTCTTCACAGCCCcacatttaaatgtgtgtCGCCGGCGGGTTTCAGGTTGCCTTCTCTCGCGTGGGAAATGGGCTCGTCCTATATCCCACACATCAAAAGAGGTCAGCTGCATGGCGTCCTCATGCGTCGCTATCCGACTCCAGATCGTCATCTTTGTCGCCCCGAGGAGGTGCATGGCCATCCGTCCGTTTTACGCTCAAGTGTCCTCGTTTGGATGCCGGCCAGACGAGCCGACTCAAAGCCGAGCCAAGCCGAGCTGACGCAAAGCCGAGCCGATCCATGGCAGGCCCCCTCCAAATTAGAATGTTCCGCAAACTAAATTTTCCCCGATGAAAGACTCGGATTTTGCAGTTTCACTTTAAAAGCGGAAGTCGGCGCTCATTGGTCGACAGTGTCatacaggaaaaacaaagcaaagcaagTTCGGCAGGGCGAAGAAAGTTGGACCAAGACAGTCGGACGAATTCCGCGGCTGACTCGCGGCGTGGACTGCATCCAGGCCGCCCGAGAGCGCGTGTGAGCTGAGCCATGAAGGACACCCCGGCGGACGGCGAGCTGTGGAAGGGCCACGTCGTCCAGCAGCTGCGCCGCCGAGACCGGGAGCAGCACCACACGTTCCGAGACCTCGTCTGCGCCTGTAAGATCTGCTGCATTCGCTtcgctttgctttgctttgcttgcctcgttgaaatgtgattttcaCAAAGCGTCTGATTGCAAAATCCATTTGAATTGGATTCAAGCGCTCGTTGACACGCAGGCCCGCCTGTTGCTTGCCGCGCGTAAATGGCGTTCGCTCGCTGCAAGCGATTGCCATCAAATATGCTGGCCGTCGTGCGACGCGACTGGTCGCGCCAGTCCGGTCGCTTTCCGCGCTCACTGCGGCCTTCTTTCAGACTCTCGGCTGCTGGACAGAGGGGGCGCGAGCGACTGGTTGCCGGCGGCGAGCTGCGGCGCCGTGGTCTGGGCCGCGCGTGTGCAGCAGCTTCACAAGGCCGCCGGAGAGGTCAACGCATGACGAACGACGCCAGCACAGTCACTCGCTCGCGATCTGCCGattgtgcttgttttttgAACAGTTCCCCTTTTTGATTGTCTTGCAGTTGGCGTGTCAAGTGGtggagaagcagcagcagatgaCAATCAAAGACAGCCTTTTGGATGGTCAGCGggacaggtaaaaaaaaaaaaaaaaagattccatCGACAGGTCGTTGCGGTGTTTGCAAAAGCAATATCTCCACCCACTTGCCTTTTGTTGGCAGGCTGCTGCAAGGCGAGCGCGGCCTGGCGGGCGCGCGCCAGCTCCGCCAGCAGCTGTGCCTTCGGGCGCAGCGGCTGGAAGTGGACAACAGGCTGCTGAAGAGCAAGTACGACGCTCTGATGGAGCGCCAGCGGCGGGCCGAGCGGCGTCTCAGGGAGGAGAAGCTCCGGGGAAGCGGCCTGCTGGAGGACGTGATGGCGCTCAAGCGGCAGGCGGCCGCGCGCCTCAACCGGCGAAACGACAGACGCTCCAGGTGCGGTGGCTCAGCTTccgttcttcttcttctcctcctcctccctccctcctcctccccccccccccctcctcctcctcccggtTGTGGACGTGAAGTCCAAGCCACCGTGTACTGCTTGTGTGACTCAGAGTTCAAGACGCCAGCCTGCAGAAAGATCTGCAGACGGCTGCCAGCTCTATGGTCAACGCGGACGGGTGAGGCCTTCCCCCGGCGTCAGGCAGTGCCTAGATGGGGCAAAGAAAAGCCCCAAAATGTGGAGCTCAAATGATCCCTGCCCGCTCTAAGCATGCTGGCTGGCGCTTCTGCTCCCTCTCCCAagcgtttgtgtgttttgcagcTGGGCGTGTTTAGCACCCGGCAAAAAGTTGGCCGAAAAAGGTCAAGAACGTCTCTTGAGGTGAGCTCCTCTAATTGGAAAACAACTTTTCACACTGCGCGAGATCAcaaggctttttttctttctcagatCTGCTCCGGCATCCCGAAACTCTCTGAGGATCCCGGCGTCCATCAGAGAACTCTTTGAGTGAGCCCTAACTCTCTTTTGAAAGTCAGACAAAAGCACAAGCTGCTTCGTGGAGGATAAGGTCGCCGGTCTGGCATCCAGAGTCTAAACATGGACCTGGAATGAGGCTCAGCCCAAAACGGACAGAGCCTTAGATCAAACCAAATTGGATTTAGGCTGACTCCCGTGGGCGGGGCCACTCGGGCTGCGGTTCATCGGGGCTAACCCTGAGCGCTGTCTacaggaggaggcggggccaGTCTGAGTGCGCTCCAGAAGAACAAGAGGAGCCGGCGCGCCCCGTCGGAGTCCCCGCGTCGGCAAGACTTCCCGGCCGGGCCCTGCACGTCCTGGTAAGATCTCGTGAGCACCGCTTTCTTCCTTCTCCCCCAAAGCCACCCGACATCTCGCGAGAGGAGGCCTGCCTTCCTGCCTTCCTGccttcctgcctgcctgccttccttccttccttccttccttccttccttccttccttcccggccggccggccggccggccggccggccagtcGCAAACGGACGCCGACAAAGAGGACGGCACACGTTTGTTAGCTGcacaaaaggaaagctgctCTTTGATTTGACAGGAAGCTCACGAGCAGGGCGTCAACACGGCAGCGTTCTGCTCCAGCTCTGCCCTGCTGGCCAGCGCCGGAACCGACAGAGTGGTCAAAGTGTGGGAGGTCCGAGCAGGTTGGCctgtcttccttccttccttacCAAAACACAAGCTCCGGTGCTGCCCCGACATCCCGCCGACCGGTTTGGATTGCCGACGCCGACCAGTTTGTCTTGCCGACGCCTTCAGGTACCCTCAGACACCAGACCACCTTGGACGGGAGCACGGAGGGTCTGACCTGCGTCCAGTTTGACCCCACGGTGAGTAGCGCCTTTGACCTGGTTGCCTGTGACCTCTGACCCCGGCTCATTGAAAATCCCGCCCGCCATCGGCAGGGTCACCGAATTCTGGCGGGCTCCTACGACAAATCGGCTTTGCTGTGGTGTTTGGATCACCCGGTTGCCAAGGTAACGCTCAGGCCTGACTTGACCGACTGCGGATGGGCGTGTGTTTGCATCTGCGCGTCTGACTCGGCGTGTGTGACGGACCGCGTGCGCGTCAGCTGACCCTGACGGGCCACAGCAGGAAGGTGACGGCGGCTCGCTTCAGCGGTCATCAAGTGGTGACGGGAAGCGCCGACGGGACCGTCAGGATATGGGACCTCCAACGCGCCGCCTGTACGTGCTGACCCACCCATGGCCTCAGAGGCTCGCTTGCTGGGCTCACTAACGCGCCTCGCCCGGTCCTTCAGGTGTCCACTTGGCCCGAGTGGCGTCCTTCTGCAGCGATGTGGTCTGCTCGGAAAACGTGGCCATCAGCGGACATTTCGACCACAAGATCCGACTGTGGGACACCAGGTGAAAGAAAACGAAGGGTGCTTTAGGGGAGGCCTATTCTACCCGAGTGCGTGGCCAGCTTTCTTACAGTCTAACGTGGGAATGTCTGGCGTGGGGCCCCAAATGCGGCCCCAGCGGCGTCTCTCTCGCAAGCGTCATTGAGTGCGTCACTGAGGGCGGGGGACGTGTTGTTTGGCTCCAGGCTGTCCAGCTGCGTCCACTGCCTGTCGGCGCAGGGCAAAGTGACATCATTGGACCTCAGCGCCGACGGCCGGCACCTGCTCAGCTGTTGCCGGGACGACGGACTGCAGCTGCTGGACGTCCGCAGCTGGAGCCACGGTGGCGCCTCCTTCAGGTGAATGGCATTGCCTCTctgcccggcccggcccggcccgtaTTGGCTGAGCTGGCTAACGTGTCGCGCTTTGCTTTGGGCTCAGAGCGGAAGGCTTCAAATGTGCAAGCGACAGCACCAAAGTGGCCATCAGGTGAGCTTTCCCTCGACTGGCCGCCACGCTTCTTCTTAATGCCCGCCGTCTCGTCAGCCCCGACGCTCGCTTCGTGGCGGCGGGATCGGCAGACGGCGCCGTCTACATCTGGAACGTCTCCGCTGGAAACCTGGAGACGCGCCTGGCTGACAAGCACAGGTACCGTCCGGCCCACGCGCGTTGTTCTTTGGACTTGTGTGGTGCGGCGTGCCGTCCCGTctcgccccgccccgcccctcctTAACCTGCTCCTGCTTTGATTCTCCAGCGCGTCCATCAGCGCTGTCTGCTGGTCGCCGTCCGGCGAGTACACGACAAGTGTGGACAGAAAGGGACGGGCCGTCCTCTGGAGTGACATCTGAAgggattttttctttctttcttcagaGATGTTTTGGTTCTGGTCAGCGATTATTGATACGCCGTTTGCCCGCAACTGAAATTGAGACGGTTAACACTTGACCAGCGAGTCAATGTTAAGTTGTTGCTTCCCACTCAACGTTCgtcttgtttctttcttttttaagtgTAACTCTGTTTGTGATGGTTTGTTGACACGTTTTGtgacttttaaaatgacttttagCATCTGTTGTGCAATGTGAGcaataataaaagaacaagaaaaagtgtgtcactttttttttttgtcttcccttTCCTTCAATTGTTGGCTTCAAGACGACAAATGAAGTCCAGGCCAGGCTTGACTTGGGGGGGGTTGCAGTCGCGAGAATGCTTGCGTTTTATCTTTATGTTTAGGGAAGGGCTAGGGAGCCGCtgtcctgccctgccctgccctgcccctGCCCGCGTGTGCCTCCTTCACGCACCTGATTCGAATGACCGACACTGACGAGCTGATCGTCGGAACCGGCAGCAAGTAACGCTATCGAGCAGGTGAGACCGGATGTCGTGCGTCGCGAGCTTGGGATCGCGCACACTCGGTCGGCGAGCCTgcatggctggctggctggctggcgagAGTCCGAGAGTGACGCACGCGCTGGCCGCTCCGCTGTGCGTGGCGGGCGGCACCCGAAACCTTTGCCGGCCTGCCATTCCGGCCAGCCGCGCTTCTAAAACGCTCACCTGTTGTCGCGTGGCAGCTTGACGTTGTCACACGCAGTTTGGCCGACCGGCGTCGAAATCGTCAAAAACTTCATGCGGCCAGCAGGTGGCGACATTGTTAACGCTCTGGCTTTGAAAAGGtgaaatggagaaaaatgttCTTGGATTTCTGGATCCTTTTGATGCTCTTGTTCACATTTTTGCCCTCTAAAAGCTCCCTGCGATGAGTGGCTGGGTGGGGTGGGTTGGGGTGGGGTCTCTCCTCTGATCATGTGACTACAGAGAACACTTCCTCCCTTCAGTTTCCAAGGTGACGGgatccctcctcctcctcctcctcctcgtcgtcgtcctcctcctcctcctcctcttcctctcattCTCATCATCTTCGGTGTGTCCACTTGCTCGTTATCGTTGGCATCAGGATGGCAGATAAAGGAACCAGGtagctttgtgtgtgcgtgcgccagtgcgtgcgtgtgtgcgtgcgagtgtatgtgcgcgcgcgcgcgcgcggtCATGCGATCCCTGATTGGTTGGAAATCCTCCACGCGTGTTTTTTCTTACGTACTTAGTCGTGCAGTGATAGGAGGCGACACATTTCAAACTTGACGTcaaatggtgtgtgtgtgacgtcatcgtgtcaaacgtgtgtgtgtctgtcggTGTCCGTGCAGTGTGCACACATGCAGCGAGAGACGTGAGAGCGTAGAAGCTGGTTACCACGACAACGCGGCAGAAACCGCACGTCGAGAAAGTCGAGTGAAGTTTTAAAGTCACCTGAAGCGGATGGAATTTCGGAAGTCACATTGACGTAGGCTTGAGCAGGAAGTGGGGAAAGattgaaacaaaagaaaaaaagagaaagaaaatcagcGGCGCCACCACCGAGCACGTGACTTTCCTTCGAGGCGTGAAAAATAACCTGGAACTATTCCTCTAAATATTTGGAAGCGCGCGTCGTCTCCGAAGAAGTGTGCATGTTGTTTGCTCAGAGTGTCCAAACGAATTGAGGCATCGCTTGATGAAATCTTGGACGGATTGAGCTCCATTTTGTCGCGCGCGTTTCAGGCTCTCGACACAAAGTGCGCTCTCATTTATGcgctgattgattgattgattgattgattgattgattgattgattgggtcTTTGTGTGGAAtccctccccaaaaaataaaagccttcatttgctttggaaaacaatattCAACATGTCGGAATGCTGTTGCAATGGTGCTCTGCATTGTACTGCTGCCCCCCAGTGGCCAAGGCACGCACAACGGAAGGAGCAGCATGCTCTTTGAATGGAAGCACATAGTGTGGTTCAAAGTCAGCACTGTGACGCACACGATTGAAGCATTCTAGAGGAAAGATCAGATGGCGAGGCTCTCTTTCAGAACCCAGCCTAATCCCGGACGTATGCTCTCGTTTTCagagtttttaaaaaagccaGTCCCAACGGGAAGGTGAGTGTTCCGCCTTTGCTTTTTGTCGCCGCCGGACGGGCCCGCCTGACCGACCGCCGTGCACGGGTCTCTTCAGCTCACCGTCTACCTGGGCAAGAGGGACTTTGTGGACCACGTGGAGCGGGTGGAGCCCGTCGGTAAGAGAAGCTCCGGGGCGTTTGCGGGCGACGCCGTGCTCAAGCGCTCCCATGCCTTTTCTCATCAGATGGCGTCATCCTGATCGACCCCGAGTACTTGAAGGAGAGAAAAGGTTTGGAGGAGAGCCGGCCGCCGGTGGTTCCCACCGTCCCTTTTGCCGAGACGTCCTTGTTGTCTTGCAGTGTTTGTCACGCTCACCTGCGCTTTCCGATACGGGCGCGAAGATTTGGACGTGCTGGGCTTGACCTTTCGCAAAGATTTGTTTGTGGCCAACGAGCAGGTGTTTCCCGCTCTTGGCGACCAGAAGACCCCCTTGACTCGTTTGCAGGAGCGCCTGATGAAGAAACTGGGAGAGCACGCCTACCCGTTCACATTGCAGGTACGGCCCGAGCGGCCTCCTTCCTCGCGTCCAAACGCTCCTCCTTGAGGGCCGAGTCTCGCGCTCCTTTGTTGGGGTTTGAAGAAGCAGACCCATTTTGTCTTGCAGATCCCGCTCAACCTGCCGTGTTCTGTGACGCTGCAGCCGGGCCCGGAGGACACCGGGAAGGTAGCCGCGCTCGGTCGCCGGTACTTgggcaaaaaatgaaatgagccagcgtgtgtgtgtgtgtgtgtgtgtgtgtgtgtgtgtgtgtgtgtgtgtgtgtgtgtgtgtgtgtgtgtgtgtgtgtgtgtgtgtgtgtgtgtgtgtgtgtgtgtgtgtgtgtatgttgttCAGGCCTGCGGCGTGGATTTTGAAGTCAAAGTGTTTTGTGCGGACAACGCTGAGGAAAAGATCCACAAAAGGTAAAAGGCTTCCGTTCCGGCGCATGCATTATGAATGCCAGTGCATTAGTGGCGCAAAGCGCGATCAATAACATTAgtagcggcggcggcaacgGCAGGAACTCCGTTCGGCTGGTGATCCGCAAGATTCAGTTTGCGCCGGAGAAAGCCGGGCCTCAGCCCAGCGCCGAGATCACCCGCCACTTCCTGATGTCGGACAAACCTCTGCACCTGGAGGCGTCCCTGGACAAGCAGGTGAGcccaaaaaatgaagacaggcagagagagagacggagagagagagagacggagagagacggagagagagagacggagagagagagagagagagagagagagagagagagagagcgcgctTGCGCCGCCATGCCCTCTTGCTTTCAGATTTACTACCACGGAGAGCCCATCAGCGTCAACGTTCACGTCACCAACAACACCAACAAGACGGTCAAGAAGATGAAGGTGTCAGGTACGGGGCCGGCTCTCCGATCCTTTGCTCGCCGGCTCTCCGATCCTTTGCTCGTCTTCGCTGACCCTCGCCCCGTCTTTCGCAGTGCGACAATACGCCGACATCTGCCTCTTCAACACGGCGCAGTACAAATGTCCCGTGGCCTGGCAAGAGTCCGAGTGAGTCCCGGCCGTAGTCCaacgcgggcgggcggggccCGGCCCCTTTTAGAAACGGGGTTGTTAGCTTCCACGTCTGAGCGCAAACGTGGCTAGCGGCaacgtggtggtggtggcggcgggcGGCATTAGCTCCCTCATGTCGACGGAAGGCGGAGATGCGGTCGAGATGTGGCAGGATATCCTCAGGGCCAGCCATTTGTCTTCCCAGTGACGTGGTGGCTTCCAGTTCCACCTTGTGCAAGGTTTTCACCCTGACGCCGTTTCTGTCCAACAATCGAGAGAAGCGAGGCCTGGCGCTGGACGGCAAGTTGAAGCACGAAGACACCAACTTGGCTTCCAGCACGCAGTGAGTCGGCCGGCGTGCCTTGCAGTGTTTGGCTACAATGAAcccaagaaaaacaacatacaTATTGAGAAAAATCTGACGTCAAGGAACGTTGTGTTCAGATTGCGGGAGGGCGCCGACAAGGAGATGTTGGGCATCGTGGTGTCgtacaaagtcaaagtcaagctGCTGGTTTCTCGAGGCGGGtcagttttcttttccttgtcCATCTTAGGCCCCCTAGTGGCCAAAGTCAACCGGCACCAAAGCCACGTGATCATGAGCATGTTTTGTTGTGGTCTGCAGGCTCCTGGGAGACCTGGCCCCCAGGTAAGCTTGCACCTTTCCGTCACAGCGGTCCAAATATCTCTTGAGTTTTCTTTGTTCCAAGGGGATGACGCccctttttggggggggggggggggggggaattgtTGTCAAGTTGCAAATGGTTCTGGCAACAAGCAGATGGCAGACGTCTCGGCTGACGCTGCAGGCTGAGCGCAAATGGCACCAATTTCACCAATTCCAAATTTGTGATCAGCTGTTCTGTTCGCCAGTGACGTGTCGCTGGAACTTCCCTTCACGCTGATGCACCCCAAGCCTTGGGAGGAGTCGCTTGACGGCGAAGAGAGTAAGATTTGCCTTGGCGCTTCCTCGCAATGGACATGTGTGTCTCATTTGTTTTGGCTCGCAGCTGCTGACGAAGCCCAGAGCGACACTAACCTGATCCAGTTTGATGCCAAGTAAGcattgcgtgcgtgcgtgcgtgcgtgcgcgcgcgagTCCCATGTGTGGAGCGGATGTCTATCAAGTGGATGATGGCTTCATGTGTCTGCTGTTGAGATCTGACATGACACCATGCACTGACATTGTGTGATGAAtgaatttccatccatcccttcTTCTTTGGCAGCTCAGGCTCTAGTTTATGTTGAAACCAAATCTCCACTCTTTAGTCATCTTTCTCCTCTTTTAGTAAGTCACAGTATCCCATCGCTAGTGACCAGTGGGCTAATCATGTCCTTGGGGCTTAGTACctgcaaaagcaaaaagtcCATCTTTTTTGGGGTGCTTTCACGGTCTGTGGTAGACATCAGCGTCCTCGCAGCCCTCAGCTAGCCAAAGTCACGTGACCAAACTTAGCAACCAGgtgagcaactgtgatgtcatttttagtggACAGCGTGACGCAGAaatgccccccaccccccactgGCGCTGGAGGTGCCGTTTCACGTGGTCActcaccctaaccctaaccctcactcactcactcactcgctcactcacgtggggctttttctttggctctTGTGCTCCGTAGCGCTGACGACGACATCATCTTTGAAGACTTTGCCCGTCAACGGCTTATCGGCGCGAAAGACGACGAGGACGAAGAGGCGGCGGAGGTCAACGACAGATAGAGCCGGCCGGGAAGGGCGGGCGAGAGTGGGGGCGCCGTCCGACCGCCCGCTTGCAGGTCCAGCAGGTCCCGGAAACGCTCTGCTCGTTTGTCTCCTCCAACACGCGCGTCTGCCTCGTTAGCTTAGTCGGACGGACGACAACCCGGGCAAAGGTTCGGCGTCATTCCACGGCCGATCGGATTTTGCTTTGAACATCCCCGTGCACGCGCGTTCGCTTTGGCACGGGAGATGGATACGTTTTCATGGTCGGCGCTCGATTGCTTTCCCTGTCGCGTTGCGGAATAGTTGAACGTGCGCGGCTTCATTCCGAAGACCTCCTCCGTCGGGGGGTGTAGAAACCAGTTCGCGCCTTGCACCCGAACAGGGGACACAACTTGATCAATAGCGTCAAATGATTGCCAGTTCGATACACTTTGTCAAGTAACCGCTCTTTGTACCTACATGCGGATGGATCCAAATAAAGCACGTTAATGTTACGCATTTGCAATTGTTTCTTCAGTCAACGCgtgaaaagaaatgtcttttgaATTTCAACCAccatcgccccccccccctcccgccgGAATGAGGAGGAGTCAAGCGGCGAGTGCGGGGCGACGCTGTCGGGTTGCCATGGTTACTGCCTCGCTCACAACGCTGGCGACAGACGAGACGAGGCGAGGCGAGTCAGGCGGCTGGAACGTGAGCTCGCTGCGCTGGCGAGCGCCCAGCCAAGCTGACTGAGGACGTTCCGGGGACGGATGCACACAGCAGACGCACGGAGACGTCCAAGGTCGTGAAGGACGCGCGCAGCAGCAGCCATGGAGCGAGTGTGAGTCTTGCGGTAAGCCTCCGAAGCGTTCGGGATTGCTGCGtgcgcttttttcttttcttttcttgtgtCATCTTTGCGGCAGGAGACAGgaaattgggggggggggggggcgagtgGATTTGTCCCGCATGACCGTGACGAGGCTCGGGCTGAAATATTGACGTGACGGTGACGCAAGCCAAAGTGCGTTCTGATTTCCTCTCGCGCGTGACGTCACGGCGCTCCCCCGAGAGATGCTGCTGTTGCTAGGTTACTGCTGCCGTTTTGGGGAGCGACTGGTGtgggggaagggaggggagagaCGTGATGATGCTGctgcgatgatgatgatgccgcCACGGTGCCCCGACGATGCCCCGACGATGCGTAGCACCACCTCCACGCTTCCACGTTACGGAACCACTTGAGCTAGGGACCAGAAACTTTGGTCTCTCCTCCAGGAAGGATGACGTCTCGCGAGGAGGCTTCCACCTCACGCCGGTTTTTCCAGTACGTGGAGGACAGATGCCTCCAGGCTTACGACGAGCTGGTCATCCAGAACGCGGCCGACATTTCCCGAGAGAGTGACCGCGTTCGACACGATGCCAATTGGACCTACTTGCAGGAGAAGAAACTGAAGAAACGGCAAGGGGAAGCAATAAAGAGGTGAGCCAGAGGATAAGCGGcgaggaaaatggatggatggatggatggatggatggatggatggatgttgtcATTCTTGTTGGTTCCCATTTGTGCTGGCTGGCTTCAATTGCGCTTTGCT
This genomic interval carries:
- the LOC119132003 gene encoding protein Atg16l2-like, which encodes MKDTPADGELWKGHVVQQLRRRDREQHHTFRDLVCAYSRLLDRGGASDWLPAASCGAVVWAARVQQLHKAAGELACQVVEKQQQMTIKDSLLDGQRDRLLQGERGLAGARQLRQQLCLRAQRLEVDNRLLKSKYDALMERQRRAERRLREEKLRGSGLLEDVMALKRQAAARLNRRNDRRSRVQDASLQKDLQTAASSMVNADGWACLAPGKKLAEKGQERLLRSAPASRNSLRIPASIRELFERRRGQSECAPEEQEEPARPVGVPASARLPGRALHVLEAHEQGVNTAAFCSSSALLASAGTDRVVKVWEVRAGTLRHQTTLDGSTEGLTCVQFDPTGHRILAGSYDKSALLWCLDHPVAKLTLTGHSRKVTAARFSGHQVVTGSADGTVRIWDLQRAACVHLARVASFCSDVVCSENVAISGHFDHKIRLWDTRLSSCVHCLSAQGKVTSLDLSADGRHLLSCCRDDGLQLLDVRSWSHGGASFRAEGFKCASDSTKVAISPDARFVAAGSADGAVYIWNVSAGNLETRLADKHSASISAVCWSPSGEYTTSVDRKGRAVLWSDI
- the arrb1 gene encoding beta-arrestin-1 isoform X2 encodes the protein MADKGTRVFKKASPNGKLTVYLGKRDFVDHVERVEPVDGVILIDPEYLKERKVFVTLTCAFRYGREDLDVLGLTFRKDLFVANEQVFPALGDQKTPLTRLQERLMKKLGEHAYPFTLQIPLNLPCSVTLQPGPEDTGKACGVDFEVKVFCADNAEEKIHKSGGGNGRNSVRLVIRKIQFAPEKAGPQPSAEITRHFLMSDKPLHLEASLDKQIYYHGEPISVNVHVTNNTNKTVKKMKVSVRQYADICLFNTAQYKCPVAWQESDDVVASSSTLCKVFTLTPFLSNNREKRGLALDGKLKHEDTNLASSTQLREGADKEMLGIVVSYKVKVKLLVSRGGLLGDLAPSDVSLELPFTLMHPKPWEESLDGEETADEAQSDTNLIQFDANADDDIIFEDFARQRLIGAKDDEDEEAAEVNDR
- the arrb1 gene encoding beta-arrestin-1 isoform X3, with amino-acid sequence MADKGTRVFKKASPNGKLTVYLGKRDFVDHVERVEPVDGVILIDPEYLKERKVFVTLTCAFRYGREDLDVLGLTFRKDLFVANEQVFPALGDQKTPLTRLQERLMKKLGEHAYPFTLQIPLNLPCSVTLQPGPEDTGKACGVDFEVKVFCADNAEEKIHKRNSVRLVIRKIQFAPEKAGPQPSAEITRHFLMSDKPLHLEASLDKQIYYHGEPISVNVHVTNNTNKTVKKMKVSVRQYADICLFNTAQYKCPVAWQESDDVVASSSTLCKVFTLTPFLSNNREKRGLALDGKLKHEDTNLASSTQLREGADKEMLGIVVSYKVKVKLLVSRGGLLGDLAPSDVSLELPFTLMHPKPWEESLDGEETADEAQSDTNLIQFDANADDDIIFEDFARQRLIGAKDDEDEEAAEVNDR
- the arrb1 gene encoding beta-arrestin-1 isoform X1 — protein: MADKGTRVFKKASPNGKLTVYLGKRDFVDHVERVEPVDGVILIDPEYLKERKVFVTLTCAFRYGREDLDVLGLTFRKDLFVANEQVFPALGDQKTPLTRLQERLMKKLGEHAYPFTLQIPLNLPCSVTLQPGPEDTGKACGVDFEVKVFCADNAEEKIHKSSGGGNGRNSVRLVIRKIQFAPEKAGPQPSAEITRHFLMSDKPLHLEASLDKQIYYHGEPISVNVHVTNNTNKTVKKMKVSVRQYADICLFNTAQYKCPVAWQESDDVVASSSTLCKVFTLTPFLSNNREKRGLALDGKLKHEDTNLASSTQLREGADKEMLGIVVSYKVKVKLLVSRGGLLGDLAPSDVSLELPFTLMHPKPWEESLDGEETADEAQSDTNLIQFDANADDDIIFEDFARQRLIGAKDDEDEEAAEVNDR